One genomic region from Populus nigra chromosome 8, ddPopNigr1.1, whole genome shotgun sequence encodes:
- the LOC133700689 gene encoding protein CYCLOPS-like isoform X3: MINDRNKGSLTDNSVIKPESSQQHNFSFYQRGEGEKGVMETEGRGFTDLYRNSSEELFLKSLMETSIGMPVPTMEMLGFKNLSQNFRTDSEELFKSWLTNGENGYNSTSIAHRTRQASRRISSELVNLTSQQHGSAPQKKRSNDVLFTQNNPTADDISNDLNEQSISRNAVERTVQASNLYLAKAWFHSSQPMTRSRSSELRRRYAAMQYTQTNIGMEVMQNASGHGVNNLNQQFGNPNGFSDPPVHDTANQLGTFMSPTNSSSSTFNTPPMSSIDKVSSVVNMLKGTLERKKLGNQIEKEIVEDSSNAFYHAQVINSTFDQRKGNGIHKIPPGSFQEISPGQVKDPEFLQTVQGPMDLDFEGFVNTINPVHLSTVSREPSQSGSSAATPVVSSAFDACDGPSNSSQTLSICETSRKQIGNDFRDRIIDNLKDDRKRGGLVRYGSVTSTGSVDKGDPTKKRRVERSRKMAEAKERNMTPAIPSDMQSVLKRCENLEKEVRSLKLNLSFMNRKDSEQTKQIEELQKQNEDLTDEKERLLEEIERILAETGKM, encoded by the exons ATGATCAATGATAGAAATAAGGGAAGCTTGACAGACAACTCGGTTATAAAGCCAGAAAGTAGTCAGCAGCACAACTTCAGTTTTTATCAGAGGGGTGAAGGGGAGAAAGGTGTGATGGAGACGGAAGGAAGAGGGTTTACAGACCTGTATAGGAATTCAAGTGAAGAGTTGTTTCTCAAATCTTTGATGGAGACCTCAATTGGGATGCCAGTACCCACCATGGAGATGTTGGGGTTCAAGAATCTCTCTCAGAACTTTCGTACCGACAGTGAGGAGCTATTCAAAAGCTGGCTTACAAATGGAGAG AATGGCTATAACTCAACAAGCATAGCACATCGAACCCGACAAGCATCGAGAAG GATATCAAGTGAACTGGTCAATTTGACCAGCCAACAACATGGGAGCGCACCTCAGAAGAAAAGGAGCAATGATGTCTTATTCACGCAAAATAATCCAACAGCTGATGATATCTCCAATGATCTCAATGAACAGTCAATCAG CAGGAACGCTGTTGAAAGGACCGTGCAGGCTAGTAATTTATATCTGGCTAAG GCGTGGTTTCACAGTTCTCAACCCATGACAAGAAGTCGATCCTCTGAACTGAG GAGAAGGTATGCTGCTATGCAATATACTCAGACAAATATAGGTATGGAAGTTATGCAGAATGCTTCAGGGCATGGTGTCAACAATTTGAATCAACAGTTTGGAAATCCAAATGGTTTCAGTGACCCTCCCGTGCATGACACGGCCAATCAGTTGGGCACGTTCATGTCTCCAACCAATTCATCCTCGTCTACTTTTAACACCCCACCAATGAGCAGCATAGATAAAGTTTCTTCTGTTGTTAACATGCTAAAGGGTACACTGGAACGCAAGAAGCTAGGTAACCAGATTGAGAAGGAAATAGTTGAAGATAGTTCTAACGCCTTTTATCATGCTCAAGTTATAAACTCTACTTTTGATCAACGAAAAGGGAACGGCATTCATAAGATTCCTCCTGGAAGTTTTCAAGAAATATCACCTGGTCAAGTCAAGGACCCTGAGTTCTTGCAGACAGTTCAAGGACCCATGGATCTTGACTTTGAAGGGTTTGTAAATACCATAAATCCGGTTCATCTGAGCACGGTTTCTCGGGAACCTTCTCAAAGTGGATCTTCTGCCGCTACACCAGTAGTTTCATCTGCTTTTGATGCATGTGATGGCCCCAGCAACTCAAGTCAAACTCTAAGCATTTGTGAAACCTCAAGGAAACAAATTGGAAATG ATTTTAGAGACCGAATAATTGACAATTTGAAGGATGATCGGAAG AGGGGAGGTCTCGTCCGATATGGATCGGTGACATCAACAGGTTCAG TGGACAAGGGGGACCCAACTAAGAAGCGGAGAGTGGAACGCTCACGAAA AATGGCAGAGGCAAAGGAAAGGAATATGACACCAGCAATTCCATCTGACATGCAGTCAGTCCTTAAGCGGTGTGAAAATCTTGAGAAGGAAGTACGATCACTCAAGTTGAACTTGTCTTTCATGAATAG GAAGGATTCTGAACAGACTAAGCAGATAGAAGAGCTTCAGAAACAGAACGAAGATTTAACTGATGAAAAAGAACGCCTCTTAGAAGAAATTGAGAGGATTCTAGCAGAAACAGGAAAGATGTAA
- the LOC133700689 gene encoding protein CYCLOPS-like isoform X2, with translation MINDRNKGSLTDNSVIKPESSQQHNFSFYQRGEGEKGVMETEGRGFTDLYRNSSEELFLKSLMETSIGMPVPTMEMLGFKNLSQNFRTDSEELFKSWLTNGENGYNSTSIAHRTRQASRRISSELVNLTSQQHGSAPQKKRSNDVLFTQNNPTADDISNDLNEQSIRNAVERTVQASNLYLAKAWFHSSQPMTRSRSSELRRRYAAMQYTQTNIGMEVMQNASGHGVNNLNQQFGNPNGFSDPPVHDTANQLGTFMSPTNSSSSTFNTPPMSSIDKVSSVVNMLKGTLERKKLGNQIEKEIVEDSSNAFYHAQVINSTFDQRKGNGIHKIPPGSFQEISPGQVKDPEFLQTVQGPMDLDFEGFVNTINPVHLSTVSREPSQSGSSAATPVVSSAFDACDGPSNSSQTLSICETSRKQIGNGRSSENGSRAKDFRDRIIDNLKDDRKRGGLVRYGSVTSTGSVDKGDPTKKRRVERSRKMAEAKERNMTPAIPSDMQSVLKRCENLEKEVRSLKLNLSFMNRKDSEQTKQIEELQKQNEDLTDEKERLLEEIERILAETGKM, from the exons ATGATCAATGATAGAAATAAGGGAAGCTTGACAGACAACTCGGTTATAAAGCCAGAAAGTAGTCAGCAGCACAACTTCAGTTTTTATCAGAGGGGTGAAGGGGAGAAAGGTGTGATGGAGACGGAAGGAAGAGGGTTTACAGACCTGTATAGGAATTCAAGTGAAGAGTTGTTTCTCAAATCTTTGATGGAGACCTCAATTGGGATGCCAGTACCCACCATGGAGATGTTGGGGTTCAAGAATCTCTCTCAGAACTTTCGTACCGACAGTGAGGAGCTATTCAAAAGCTGGCTTACAAATGGAGAG AATGGCTATAACTCAACAAGCATAGCACATCGAACCCGACAAGCATCGAGAAG GATATCAAGTGAACTGGTCAATTTGACCAGCCAACAACATGGGAGCGCACCTCAGAAGAAAAGGAGCAATGATGTCTTATTCACGCAAAATAATCCAACAGCTGATGATATCTCCAATGATCTCAATGAACAGTCAATCAG GAACGCTGTTGAAAGGACCGTGCAGGCTAGTAATTTATATCTGGCTAAG GCGTGGTTTCACAGTTCTCAACCCATGACAAGAAGTCGATCCTCTGAACTGAG GAGAAGGTATGCTGCTATGCAATATACTCAGACAAATATAGGTATGGAAGTTATGCAGAATGCTTCAGGGCATGGTGTCAACAATTTGAATCAACAGTTTGGAAATCCAAATGGTTTCAGTGACCCTCCCGTGCATGACACGGCCAATCAGTTGGGCACGTTCATGTCTCCAACCAATTCATCCTCGTCTACTTTTAACACCCCACCAATGAGCAGCATAGATAAAGTTTCTTCTGTTGTTAACATGCTAAAGGGTACACTGGAACGCAAGAAGCTAGGTAACCAGATTGAGAAGGAAATAGTTGAAGATAGTTCTAACGCCTTTTATCATGCTCAAGTTATAAACTCTACTTTTGATCAACGAAAAGGGAACGGCATTCATAAGATTCCTCCTGGAAGTTTTCAAGAAATATCACCTGGTCAAGTCAAGGACCCTGAGTTCTTGCAGACAGTTCAAGGACCCATGGATCTTGACTTTGAAGGGTTTGTAAATACCATAAATCCGGTTCATCTGAGCACGGTTTCTCGGGAACCTTCTCAAAGTGGATCTTCTGCCGCTACACCAGTAGTTTCATCTGCTTTTGATGCATGTGATGGCCCCAGCAACTCAAGTCAAACTCTAAGCATTTGTGAAACCTCAAGGAAACAAATTGGAAATGGTAGGAGTTCAGAAAATGGCTCTAGAGCCAAAG ATTTTAGAGACCGAATAATTGACAATTTGAAGGATGATCGGAAG AGGGGAGGTCTCGTCCGATATGGATCGGTGACATCAACAGGTTCAG TGGACAAGGGGGACCCAACTAAGAAGCGGAGAGTGGAACGCTCACGAAA AATGGCAGAGGCAAAGGAAAGGAATATGACACCAGCAATTCCATCTGACATGCAGTCAGTCCTTAAGCGGTGTGAAAATCTTGAGAAGGAAGTACGATCACTCAAGTTGAACTTGTCTTTCATGAATAG GAAGGATTCTGAACAGACTAAGCAGATAGAAGAGCTTCAGAAACAGAACGAAGATTTAACTGATGAAAAAGAACGCCTCTTAGAAGAAATTGAGAGGATTCTAGCAGAAACAGGAAAGATGTAA
- the LOC133700689 gene encoding protein CYCLOPS-like isoform X1, protein MINDRNKGSLTDNSVIKPESSQQHNFSFYQRGEGEKGVMETEGRGFTDLYRNSSEELFLKSLMETSIGMPVPTMEMLGFKNLSQNFRTDSEELFKSWLTNGENGYNSTSIAHRTRQASRRISSELVNLTSQQHGSAPQKKRSNDVLFTQNNPTADDISNDLNEQSISRNAVERTVQASNLYLAKAWFHSSQPMTRSRSSELRRRYAAMQYTQTNIGMEVMQNASGHGVNNLNQQFGNPNGFSDPPVHDTANQLGTFMSPTNSSSSTFNTPPMSSIDKVSSVVNMLKGTLERKKLGNQIEKEIVEDSSNAFYHAQVINSTFDQRKGNGIHKIPPGSFQEISPGQVKDPEFLQTVQGPMDLDFEGFVNTINPVHLSTVSREPSQSGSSAATPVVSSAFDACDGPSNSSQTLSICETSRKQIGNGRSSENGSRAKDFRDRIIDNLKDDRKRGGLVRYGSVTSTGSVDKGDPTKKRRVERSRKMAEAKERNMTPAIPSDMQSVLKRCENLEKEVRSLKLNLSFMNRKDSEQTKQIEELQKQNEDLTDEKERLLEEIERILAETGKM, encoded by the exons ATGATCAATGATAGAAATAAGGGAAGCTTGACAGACAACTCGGTTATAAAGCCAGAAAGTAGTCAGCAGCACAACTTCAGTTTTTATCAGAGGGGTGAAGGGGAGAAAGGTGTGATGGAGACGGAAGGAAGAGGGTTTACAGACCTGTATAGGAATTCAAGTGAAGAGTTGTTTCTCAAATCTTTGATGGAGACCTCAATTGGGATGCCAGTACCCACCATGGAGATGTTGGGGTTCAAGAATCTCTCTCAGAACTTTCGTACCGACAGTGAGGAGCTATTCAAAAGCTGGCTTACAAATGGAGAG AATGGCTATAACTCAACAAGCATAGCACATCGAACCCGACAAGCATCGAGAAG GATATCAAGTGAACTGGTCAATTTGACCAGCCAACAACATGGGAGCGCACCTCAGAAGAAAAGGAGCAATGATGTCTTATTCACGCAAAATAATCCAACAGCTGATGATATCTCCAATGATCTCAATGAACAGTCAATCAG CAGGAACGCTGTTGAAAGGACCGTGCAGGCTAGTAATTTATATCTGGCTAAG GCGTGGTTTCACAGTTCTCAACCCATGACAAGAAGTCGATCCTCTGAACTGAG GAGAAGGTATGCTGCTATGCAATATACTCAGACAAATATAGGTATGGAAGTTATGCAGAATGCTTCAGGGCATGGTGTCAACAATTTGAATCAACAGTTTGGAAATCCAAATGGTTTCAGTGACCCTCCCGTGCATGACACGGCCAATCAGTTGGGCACGTTCATGTCTCCAACCAATTCATCCTCGTCTACTTTTAACACCCCACCAATGAGCAGCATAGATAAAGTTTCTTCTGTTGTTAACATGCTAAAGGGTACACTGGAACGCAAGAAGCTAGGTAACCAGATTGAGAAGGAAATAGTTGAAGATAGTTCTAACGCCTTTTATCATGCTCAAGTTATAAACTCTACTTTTGATCAACGAAAAGGGAACGGCATTCATAAGATTCCTCCTGGAAGTTTTCAAGAAATATCACCTGGTCAAGTCAAGGACCCTGAGTTCTTGCAGACAGTTCAAGGACCCATGGATCTTGACTTTGAAGGGTTTGTAAATACCATAAATCCGGTTCATCTGAGCACGGTTTCTCGGGAACCTTCTCAAAGTGGATCTTCTGCCGCTACACCAGTAGTTTCATCTGCTTTTGATGCATGTGATGGCCCCAGCAACTCAAGTCAAACTCTAAGCATTTGTGAAACCTCAAGGAAACAAATTGGAAATGGTAGGAGTTCAGAAAATGGCTCTAGAGCCAAAG ATTTTAGAGACCGAATAATTGACAATTTGAAGGATGATCGGAAG AGGGGAGGTCTCGTCCGATATGGATCGGTGACATCAACAGGTTCAG TGGACAAGGGGGACCCAACTAAGAAGCGGAGAGTGGAACGCTCACGAAA AATGGCAGAGGCAAAGGAAAGGAATATGACACCAGCAATTCCATCTGACATGCAGTCAGTCCTTAAGCGGTGTGAAAATCTTGAGAAGGAAGTACGATCACTCAAGTTGAACTTGTCTTTCATGAATAG GAAGGATTCTGAACAGACTAAGCAGATAGAAGAGCTTCAGAAACAGAACGAAGATTTAACTGATGAAAAAGAACGCCTCTTAGAAGAAATTGAGAGGATTCTAGCAGAAACAGGAAAGATGTAA